Proteins encoded together in one Pseudomonadota bacterium window:
- a CDS encoding sel1 repeat family protein, giving the protein MSKTLLVCMMFALSSVSVWAKEDCGPEAIGVTEEALAQKYFYTGTCHFRNNDYAEAAQSWTKLANLESVNADDQSLQIDVLNNLGYLLFFGYGVEADQREALNYWHKAVGLGHDESEYHLCHAYGDADEATFDKAKAQTHCDNAFSLYSNMTDMNDDHKTILKQITFYRNQVNEPK; this is encoded by the coding sequence ATGAGCAAAACACTACTGGTGTGCATGATGTTCGCGCTCAGCTCGGTCAGCGTATGGGCTAAAGAAGACTGCGGACCTGAGGCCATCGGCGTGACAGAAGAGGCCCTGGCCCAGAAGTATTTCTACACGGGAACCTGTCATTTTCGAAACAACGATTACGCCGAGGCCGCGCAGTCTTGGACGAAGCTTGCGAACTTAGAGAGCGTGAATGCGGATGATCAAAGTTTGCAAATCGATGTGCTCAACAATTTGGGTTACCTGTTGTTCTTCGGCTATGGGGTTGAGGCGGATCAACGCGAGGCACTCAACTACTGGCACAAAGCGGTGGGGCTCGGTCACGATGAGTCGGAATATCATCTGTGCCATGCGTATGGTGATGCGGATGAAGCGACGTTTGATAAAGCAAAAGCGCAGACACACTGTGACAACGCGTTTTCACTTTATAGCAACATGACGGACATGAATGACGACCACAAGACGATTCTCAAGCAGATCACATTTTATCGAAACCAGGTCAATGAGCCGAAGTGA
- a CDS encoding serine hydrolase domain-containing protein, with protein sequence MKRIPMLALLWVVAGCGTALHTDQNAPVSTTPESRAFAETLKSLRTTHRLPGLAVAVVQDQTVILADGYGFADSDRTVPITADTPFWTASVTKTFVGLAFLHLEVEGRIDLDDLAAETPNFLRLCKWLASTALPFGDDLKCDAPITIRHILNHQVQGEPGTAFLYNPIMYSRLSRYLEDKFGEGVDAVEGRHNMLAQTIDRTILDPANMTNTMASQWDERKPMVYFRMARGFGVNDQGRLIRRPSPGRHIPGGAGLVSSVSDLAKYDIAIDKGIIAPPTIKAKLFAPAPLNDGTSSPYGFGWYVQDYRGVRLNWHSGWDEEAGYSALYLKVPERNVTLILLANGEGLWWGNPLDSAEVEKSPFAQAFLQRFVFDQSVTR encoded by the coding sequence GTGAAACGTATTCCGATGCTTGCGTTACTGTGGGTCGTGGCGGGGTGTGGGACTGCCCTACACACTGACCAGAACGCGCCGGTGTCGACCACACCCGAATCACGCGCCTTTGCAGAAACGCTAAAGTCGCTACGTACTACCCACCGTTTACCTGGCTTAGCCGTTGCCGTGGTGCAAGATCAGACAGTGATTTTGGCCGACGGATATGGTTTTGCCGACAGCGATCGCACCGTGCCGATCACGGCAGACACGCCGTTTTGGACAGCATCGGTGACAAAAACATTCGTGGGACTGGCGTTTTTGCATCTCGAGGTAGAGGGCCGTATCGATCTGGACGATCTGGCGGCGGAAACGCCCAACTTTTTGCGCCTGTGCAAATGGCTGGCCAGCACGGCGCTGCCGTTCGGTGACGACCTTAAGTGTGATGCCCCGATCACGATTCGCCATATTCTCAATCATCAAGTGCAAGGAGAACCGGGTACGGCGTTTTTATACAACCCAATTATGTACTCGCGATTGTCACGCTATTTGGAAGACAAATTCGGCGAGGGCGTTGATGCCGTGGAAGGACGTCACAATATGCTCGCGCAAACCATTGATCGCACGATTCTCGATCCGGCGAACATGACCAACACGATGGCCAGTCAATGGGATGAGCGCAAGCCAATGGTGTATTTTCGAATGGCCAGAGGGTTTGGCGTGAACGATCAAGGCCGCCTCATTCGACGCCCGTCGCCCGGACGCCATATTCCAGGCGGTGCGGGTCTGGTTTCGTCGGTGTCAGATTTAGCGAAATACGATATTGCTATCGATAAAGGAATCATTGCTCCACCTACTATAAAAGCCAAACTGTTTGCGCCCGCACCGCTCAACGATGGCACAAGCAGCCCCTATGGGTTTGGCTGGTATGTGCAAGACTATCGCGGTGTGCGGCTCAACTGGCACTCGGGTTGGGATGAAGAGGCCGGATACTCGGCGTTGTATTTAAAAGTGCCGGAGCGCAACGTGACGTTGATCTTGTTGGCAAATGGTGAAGGTTTATGGTGGGGTAACCCGCTGGATAGTGCCGAAGTGGAGAAGTCGCCCTTTGCGCAGGCGTTTTTACAACGATTTGTTTTTGATCAATCGGTAACGCGGTAA